The Deltaproteobacteria bacterium genome includes a window with the following:
- a CDS encoding response regulator, which translates to MSRKKVLIVDDAPLMRMVIMNMLKGDPNLEVVGKAKNGAEALKMLPTHSPDLVLLDIEMPLMDGLTFLRHARAKFTGKILVLSAVTGLGSAKAVEATKLGADGIITKPSGNVSLDLEAKRGNELTRKIYEVLGLE; encoded by the coding sequence ATGTCTCGGAAAAAGGTGTTGATCGTTGACGACGCACCACTGATGCGCATGGTCATCATGAACATGCTAAAAGGTGACCCAAATCTAGAGGTTGTTGGTAAAGCTAAAAACGGAGCCGAGGCTCTGAAGATGCTTCCAACGCACAGTCCGGATCTGGTGCTTCTGGATATCGAAATGCCATTGATGGATGGCCTAACGTTTCTTCGCCATGCGCGAGCGAAGTTCACTGGCAAGATTCTGGTTTTGTCTGCGGTTACTGGGCTTGGTTCAGCTAAGGCAGTAGAAGCAACGAAGCTTGGCGCTGATGGAATCATTACGAAACCGTCGGGTAACGTCTCCTTGGATCTAGAAGCCAAGAGGGGCAATGAGTTGACTCGCAAAATTTATGAAGTGCTCGGGCTCGAATAG
- a CDS encoding cyclic nucleotide-binding domain-containing protein has translation MIAVTETPDNIKEFHEQLRDLIRTLIEELDGRNVEVIGQDQLEAFTEPTYLYITQGIMSRLIDGRAIRVYIEGDLVLYEPDETTLQASLDGDDTIDCKVYKETDFMKQVLDSVELMGQWIDILDGDRRLLEMLCGLYLGEEPSPEVDFIYFQPGETIIQAGDESDAIYELLGGQAVASVNGTGVGYINKDEIFGESSFLTGTTRTATVKAKTVCFVQKTTTADFEALVRARPQLMVTIAQKLAERLADTNRRAAKLGGKKTIKLRRPTTKR, from the coding sequence ATGATTGCAGTCACCGAAACACCTGACAATATCAAAGAGTTTCACGAGCAGCTGCGTGACCTCATCCGAACCTTGATTGAAGAACTCGATGGCCGAAACGTCGAAGTCATCGGCCAAGACCAGCTAGAAGCCTTCACCGAACCGACTTACCTCTATATCACTCAGGGCATTATGAGCCGGCTCATAGATGGCCGAGCCATCAGAGTCTACATCGAGGGAGACCTCGTACTTTATGAGCCAGACGAAACAACGCTTCAGGCATCCCTAGACGGCGACGACACCATCGATTGTAAAGTATACAAAGAAACCGATTTCATGAAGCAGGTCCTCGATTCCGTTGAGCTTATGGGGCAATGGATTGATATCCTAGATGGCGACCGAAGGCTGCTGGAAATGCTTTGTGGCCTTTACTTGGGTGAGGAGCCCTCACCTGAGGTCGACTTTATCTACTTCCAACCGGGCGAGACGATAATTCAAGCTGGTGACGAATCTGATGCCATATATGAACTCCTCGGTGGGCAGGCTGTTGCCAGCGTAAACGGCACCGGAGTGGGTTATATTAACAAGGACGAGATTTTTGGTGAGTCGAGCTTTTTAACAGGAACCACACGAACCGCCACCGTAAAGGCCAAGACTGTCTGTTTTGTTCAGAAGACAACTACAGCGGACTTTGAGGCGCTGGTTCGTGCACGCCCTCAACTGATGGTAACCATAGCGCAAAAGCTGGCCGAACGACTTGCTGACACCAACAGGCGAGCGGCAAAATTGGGCGGTAAAAAAACAATCAAATTGAGACGACCAACGACAAAGCGTTAA